The sequence below is a genomic window from Silvanigrella paludirubra.
TTGAATCAAATTCTGTTCCTGGAAGTCCATTCACAATAACATTTGGATTACTTGTTACGCTAATTACCATATCGGGATTTCTGCCGTCTTTATTTTCAAGTTTAACATAAGAAAGAGGGAGTACACCACGAGGAAAGTTTTCTCCTATTGGATAACGATTTTCATCGACAAATATAACTGAATATTCTTGTCTTCTTTGGAAAAAATTAACTAAAGATTTCATAATATTTAAATCATGATTTGGAATATAAATATAATCACTACCTCCATTTGCAGCGACTACAATTTTATCCACACCATTTTTATTAGTTAAATCATTTGGAACCAAGTAGCTTGGAGATGTGTAAGCAGAATTTTTCTTGGAGTCATCAATACAGCTTCCATCTGCAAGATTATATCCAGGAGAATTTGTATTAATAGATCCATCTTCATTTCTTATTCCACTCATTGGCATATTAAAAGAACATCCTCCTCCATCATATGCGGCAATAATATTTCCACTTTGAGTTTTTAATTGAGCTTTAGAAATTAAATCAGCTGTTCTAATTGTTCCAGATGTTGAATAGCCATTTGTTACTAACATTTTTTGATTACTAATAGAATGAACTATTTTTTCTGAAGAAGTTTTATTTGAAATTTTTCCATTTGCAATATCATGCATTGGATACATTAATTGTGGAAAGCCTTCAGAGTCATTTCTTTTTGTTGCAACAATATTACTATGGGCATGGTCAGAGACAATTATAATATTTGTTTTTTCGTAAATTCCCATCTCTTTTAATTTTTTATTTATACTACCCAAAATAAGATCATTAGATCTTAACGCATCATAATATGGTAAAGTGCCAGGACCATAAGCGTGTTGTGTAGAGTCAGGATTTCTTAACCAAACTACACTTAATTGAGGCAATTTAGTTGGAAGGATATGATTTAAAAATACATCAGCCATATATTCATTTTTTTTATTAAATGGCGAGTTTGTTGCGATCGATGGGTCAGATATTTCTTTGCTTTCAGCTAAACGAATAATAGGATCGCTTGCAGTTGGATTTCCATTATCTAGAGCTAAAACAAATTCACCTTTATTGTAAGCATTTTCTGTTAACTTAGGTAACTTTACATTTTTAGCTTGAAGTTCTTTTGCAAAAGATAATGGCCATACATGATTTTCATCTAATATATACCCACCAGCCCTAAAGTCTTGAAAAAAAGCAGGGCCTGACTTTCCTATTACAGCTGTAGTCATACCTAATTTTTGTGCTTCTTGTAATAAGGTAGAGACTTGAACAAGAGGTTCATCGAGGCTTGCTTGAACATTATTGGGTTGATCAAGTGCTTTTAAAATTTTATAATCTTCAGTAAATATGGGCGACAAAAATGTGCTTGTTATGTTATTTCCACTTGCATTTGTAGCAATCCCAAATTCTTTGTTTGCTCGCCAAGGTTGATATAAATTATTTCCATAAAAACCACTTTTTCCCGCATAGTCCCCAGTTGCAAAAGCTTGAGCATTATTCATTGTGAATGTTGGATAAGCCGAATGGTTGTCTTTGAATTCAACTCCATTTTCAGAAATATAAAGTAAATTTGGAATTAATTTTTTTGCTTTTGAATCTGTTAAAACGTCTGGGCGTAATCCATCCCATACAAAAAGAATAACATAATTTTTATCATTCTTTTTTGAATTCATAATTTGTGAGTAATTGTCTGAAGTATTTTTATTTGTTTGACATGAATTAAACAAAATTAACGTTGAAGTTAAAATAATTGATGTGGCCACCATTTTCTTTTTCAAAGTATATCCCTCCTATATTTATAAAATATATAGCTTTTTTTTTTAAAGTATTCAAATTATTATTGTTAATTTATTTATCAAAAAAATATAAATAAAAAAATGTTATGTTGTATAAAATTAGATTATAATTTTGTAAAAATATATTTTTATTTGAAGATGTTTTTTTGTAACTGTTTTTCTTTATTAATTGAATTCATTTTTAATAGTTGTTTTATTAAGTTTCTACATTTATTTTTGTAGTTTATTTCTAAAATGTTTTGCAAATATAAGCTTGGTTCTTTATTGTTATAAGAATTTTTAATTTTTTGAGAGGTTTTATTCATAATCTCTCCGATTATTGTGAAGAATTAATTTATATTAAAAAAAATTCCTAAGAATATAAATTTTGCTGGGGAATTAGGAGTCGAACCTAAACATACGGAATCAGAAACCGGTGTCCTGCCATTAGACGATTCCCCAAAAGGACTTTTAATGTATACTTATCATTAAAAAAATACAAGTGCCTGAGATTTTTTGTTAATTTAAAAAAAGATAATGAATAATAAGTGTTATATTTTTTTAAGGAGATATCTTAACCTATCGTTTGCTTCTTTTAAAGACATTTTATAAATATCTGACTCCAAAATACTTTGAATAAAATTTCCATTATTGCTAATCCATTTTCCACAAATCATCATATTATAAATTGCACCTGTCGTATCACCCATTGATAAATTACGAGGGATGTTGTCTGAAGGCCACATGGAGGGGTGATTTAAATCCCAAATATTTAAATTTGCGAGTGCTCCTTGTTGAATAATGCCCGCTTTAAAATGATTATGAAATGTTCCTGGTCCTTCAAAAACTTTGTTTAATAAAAAACTGCTATCAGCAAATTTAATTTGAATTTTTTTTATATTACTCTTTTCTTTTAAAAATAACGTTTTATTTTTTTGAGTATATTTTTCTATTAAATTTAAGTGATTACTGAATGTATTTTGTAGACTTGGGAAACCAGAAACCATTTTAAGTTCTTTTTGAAGATTCATTGAATCATTGCTTGCTACACAATCTGTTGCAACAAACCATTTTAATTTATTTTTATACCAGTCAATAATATTTGCAGGAAATTGAAATATCATTTGTGAAAATGGGCAAAAAACAAGAGCATTATTTTTACTTTGAAGTAATTTAAAATCTTTTTTATTTAAATAAATTCCATGAATAAATAAGTTAGACGATGGATTTTTTAAAATTCCTAGTGAATTTAAAAATTGTATAGGAGTTGTTTTATGTTTTTTATAAATTCTATTTATTTCTTCGTATGATTGTGCAATATGTGCATGTATTGGAATATTTAATTCTTTTGAACCTTCAAGAATTTCTTTCCAAAGACTTTCACTTACAGTATCTGTTGCGTGTGGACCAAATGCTGCATATATTCCTGAATTTTCATACAAATGATTTGAATGAATTTTGTATGTTTCATCTAACATTTTTCTACAAATTGCGACTCCAGGACCAGATATGTCTTGAAGTGTTGGTGCTATTACAGCTCCTATCCCCGTTTCTAAACAAGCTTTTGCAATTTCTTCTCCATAATAATAATGGTCCCATATGAGTCCATTTCCATTTAAAATATTTTCAAACGCTCCTATTCTAGAAAAAGCTCTTACATCTGAAGGTGTTAATAAAGATTCCGCTTTATAAAAAATATCTTCAATTAAATTATTTGGTTTTGAATTTGTATTAAAAAAACTTCTAAAAAAATTCATGGCTATGTGAGTGTGTGAATTAATAAACGAAGGGGTAATAAGTCGATCGCCAAAATCATGAATGGTTACTTTTTTTAAATGCTTTTCTTTTGAAAGAGATTCTTGATAAGATTCTAATGAGAGCTTTGTGACTTTGTGAATATGATTTCCTGATATTTCTATTGAAGCAGGGAAAATTTTATATAAAGCCCCTTCTTTAAGGAGGATTTTTTTGGAAAAAATAATTTCATTGCAATTCACCTTGGACTCCAAAAATAATATAAACAATCAAGTTTTATCGCCACTAGAGACATTATGGAGAAAACTATTCGTTATGCAATAATATTTTTGATTTTTGTATTTCATATAAACTGTTTTAGTAAAGAAAATGGATTTATATGGATACCTTTAGCATGGGCATTAAATTATGATAAATCGAATTCTGATAATTCAGAAATATTAATAAAATCTGTTAAATTAATATTACATGAAACTGAATCCAATAAAAACGAATACCAAGAGCTTAAATCTACCGGTAAAAAAAATAATTATATCACAATAAATTCAAAAATTTCTTCTAAATCATTTTTTTCAAAAAAATTATTTGAAATACCAGCTGGAAATTATGAGTTAAAAGGTATAAATATCGAATATACTAATAAAAGTAAAGTAATTAATAATTTAGAAATTTCTGCAATTAATCCTTATAGTAATTCTAAATCTAAATATATTAATTTTCTTATTAGAAATAATCATATATCTCCAATACCTGAAATTTTTTATGAAAGTAATTTGATTATAAAAGAAGGAGTTATAAATAAAGTTTCATCACAAGTAGATTTAATTGAGGATGATTATATTTATGTTAATGATATTTACAATCAAATAAAATCTGTTAAAAAATTAATATTTGATAATAAAATAACATTTATAAATGCGAATTCTCAATTTCCTTCTCTACAAGTTGATGGCTCTAAAATTAAATATCCAAATTCAAATTATATTGGTATGATTATTGATGTTTCATGTGAAATAAAAGGAATTCTTAAAACTGTATGGGTTAATAGAGGCGATTCTTTGCAATATGTATTTTATGAAAATATTAATAATAGCAAAGATAAATGTAAAGTTCATAATGTTTTTCCTCAGAAATATTATCTTCCAAATGGCAATTGGACAATGCAATCAATGACAATAAACTTAAAAAATAAAGTAGAAAGAAAATTTAATACTTCATCTTTATTAAAAAAAGACAAAGAGTTAAAAAAATATTTTAAAATGACTGAAGACTTTTTTAAATATCAAGATATTAAAGAAAGAACACTTTTAAAAATAATTGAACTAAATTTAACTAATAAACAAGATCCTATGGGATTATACTTTGTTGGTACAACTGAAATTAAAAAAAGCGATCTTGAAGATGTCATAGAGAATAAAGATGTTAAAAAGACAGTTTTAGGAGATATTAGTTTTTATTTTAAAAGAAATTACGAAATATATACGATAAAAAAATTGTTTTCAGTTAAAAAAGTATATAACGCTTATTCTGGCGATCAAATGAAGAAAGACCGAATTATAGGTGATGTTCAATTAAAAATAATTTTGACTGGTACAAAAAAAAATAATGAAAATTTAAAAAAATTCTTAGATCAATTAAAAGAATATTCAACTTCAGAGATTACGTCATGTGTATCTGAACAAGAAGTATCAGATCCTCTATTAATTTTAAATGGATTTATACAGATTCAAAATTTTAAAAATAAATCAAGATTTTTAGATATTTCTAATAAAGATTTTAAATTTATAAGTAAAGGTTTATCACAAGAAAAAATTAATAAATGCATGGAAGATAAATTAAAATTATTTAAGTTTAGTAAAACATTTTCAACGCCATTTAAAGCTAAAATATTATTTGAAAGTTTTTAAAATAGAATATATGGAATACAAAATATTAAATTTAAAATATAAAAATTCTCAAAATATTTCAAAAATAAAATATCCTGTCGTCTTGCTTAGAGGTTTAGGGCGTTCTATGAGTTTTTGGTTAGATTTTGAACATGAATTATCAAAATTTTGCGATATTATTTTTATTGATTTACTAGGAACAGGTGGAAGTAAAGATTTATTTGGAAGGGTTCATATTTCAAAGTTCGCATTAGACGTATTATATACTTTAAAAAAAAATAATATTTTAAATTTTCATCTAGCTGGTATTAGTTTAGGTGGAATGGTTTCTTTAGAAATATCGAGACTTATATCTAATGAAGAATGGATGAATATGAATTTAAAATCTGTGTGTATTATGTCTTCTTCATCATCAGGTTTTAATTTAAAAAGAATTAACTACAAACCATTATTTTTAATTTTATTTTCTGTTTTTTTATCTTTTATAAAAGGGAAACCAAGTCATAAACTTTTTTCAAAATATTTAATCTCAAATGATTCTAAAGTAAATAAAAAGCAAATTGTTAAAATATGGGATGACATTTGGAAAAAAGAATCATTCTCTAAAATTGCTTTAATTCGCCAATTGTTAGCGGCCGCTTTTTATAGAATTAAAGTGAATAAAAAAATATTAAAATATAATTATTTATTTATTGTTTCAAAAGGTGATTTATTAGTACCTTGGAATAATACTATTTTTTTATGGGATAAAGTGCCTTTTGCTGAATTGTGTATATTAGATAATTTAGGCCATGATATTACTACAGATGATCCTGTTTTAATTTCAGGTATATTAAATAATTTTTTTAAAAAATTTGAATAATAATTTTATTATATTTATTAATAAGGTTTAGGTTTTTCAACCTTATCATGAAAATGAATTGTTTTTCTATCACCCCAATAAAAATCAGCTCCTAGCGCTAGTTTTTGAAACACTTCAATGGCTTCTTTTTTAGAATCAAAGTCTACGTAAGCTTCTCTGTATTCACCAATTTTTAAATTTGTATATTTAATTATAACGCGATATTTCCCATTATGGAGTATCATAATATCAACCCAATTTGCTGTAAATCCGTCTGCTTGAGAAATATTATTTATGAATATAAAATTTATGGATAAGATTACAATGAAAAATAATGATTTCAATTTCATAAAGAAAAAAATCCCTATAGTAAATTCCTTTACTTTTCGGGATTTAGAATGAAATCTTGAGATAGGAAATTATTACTTAAAAATTAATAATTATAATACCCAAGGACGAGTTCCTTCGTTAGAAGGTGTTTTACCAATGGCATCTTTACGACTTAGTTTAATGCGTCCTGTCCGGTCAAGTTCAATAACTTTAACCATGACTTCGTCACCTTCTTTAACAACTTCTTCTGTTTTATTAATACGAGTTGCAGCGAGCTGAGATATATGAACTAGACCTTCGACTCCTGGTTTTATTTCAACAAAGGCGCCAAAATCAGCTGTTTTCTTAACTATACCTAAGTATATTTCACCAATTTCAGGATCTGTTGTTAAATAATTTACCATTCGTTTAGCTTTTGCTGCTGAATTTCCATCAGTAGATGCAATGCTTACAATGCCTTCATCATTTACTTCTAACTTACAGCCAGTGTCAGAAACAATTTTCTTGATATTTTTTCCACCAGGGCCAATAAGATCACGAACTCTTTCTGGTTTGATTTTAATTTGTTCAATTCGTGGAGCAAGTTGACTTAAATCATTTGGACGTGAAATAGCGCGTAGCATTTTATCTAATATTAAAATACGAGCATCTTTAGCTTGTGCAAGTGCTTTTTCAAGAATTTCCATTGAAATTCCTGAAATTTTGATGTCCATTTGCATAGCTGTAATTCCGTTTTTGCCGCCAGCAACTTTAAAATCCATATCGCCAAGATGATCTTCGTCACCTAAAATATCGGATAAAATTGCGTATTCTTTTCCTTCTAAAATAAGACCCATTGCAATTCCGGCAATAGGCTCTTTTAAAGGAACGCCAGCGTCAAGCATAGATAAAGTACCAGAACAAACAGAAGCCATTGAGCTTGAGCCATTACTTTCTGTAATTTCAGATACGATACGGATAGAATAAGGAAAGCGATTTTTAGTTGGAAGAGAAGCTTTTAAAGCGCGTTCTGCAAGGTTACCATGACCTACTTCACGTCTTCCTGGAGAGCCAAGACGTTTTACTTCTCCAACAGAATAACCAGGCATGTTGTAATGTAACATGAATGTTTTTTCTTCGAGAACGTTCATAATAGATTCGCTTCTTTGAGCGTCATCATGAGTTCCTAAGGTAACAACACCTAATGATTGTGTTTCGCCGCGTGTGAATAATGCGGAACCATGAGTTCTTTTTAATACACTCGTTTGGCAGTCAATATTACGAACGTCTTTTGTAGAACGTCCATCAACACGATAATTATCTTTAATAATACTATTGCGTAATATTTTATATTCTTGCATTTCAAAAAGGTAACTAAACGCTTTTTCAGATTCAGTATTACCAGCTTCAACAAGCTCTGCTTTCGCTTCTTTTTTAACTGCATCAATTGCTTTTTTTCTATCAGATTTAGATGCAATTGCATAAGCATCTTTTAAAGCTTTTGCATATTTTTTAGAAAGAACAGATTTCATTTCCGCATTTTGTGGAACATCTGGAACTTCACGTTTTTCTTTACCGCATTTTTCACGAATTTCATCTTGAAAATGGCATAGTTTTTTAATTTCTTTGTGACCAACTTCAATGGCTTCAAGAATTTGAGCTTCAGTTAAAAAATTAGCTGCAGCTTCAACCATTAAAATAGCATCTTTTGTACCAGCAACAACAAGATCAAGATCACTTGATGGAAGTTCGGACTCTGGTGGATTAATTAAATATTTTCCATCTTTAAATCCAACGCGAACTCCTGCAACAGGTCCAGCAAAAGGAATATCAGAAATATGTAATGCGCAACTAGCGCCTAAAATAGCGAGTTGAGAAGGAGATATTTTAGGATCTAAGGAAACAACTTTAGCGATAACCTGTGTTTCTACTAAGTAAGTTTCAGGGAAAAGTGGGCGAATTGGGCGGTCTATTAAACGGCTGATTAAAATTTCTCTGTCAGAGGGGCGTGTTTCTCTTTTGATGTAGCCACCAGGAATACGGCCTGCAGAATAAAATTTTTCAATATAGTCTACTGAAAGTGGGAAGAAGGACGCAGTTACCTGAGCTTCTTTTGCTGCCGTAGCCGTTACGAGAACTTGAGTGCCTCCGCAGGTAACAAGGACGGATCCGCCTGCTTGTCTTGCAATTCGTCCTGTTTCAATAG
It includes:
- a CDS encoding alkaline phosphatase family protein; translation: MKKKMVATSIILTSTLILFNSCQTNKNTSDNYSQIMNSKKNDKNYVILFVWDGLRPDVLTDSKAKKLIPNLLYISENGVEFKDNHSAYPTFTMNNAQAFATGDYAGKSGFYGNNLYQPWRANKEFGIATNASGNNITSTFLSPIFTEDYKILKALDQPNNVQASLDEPLVQVSTLLQEAQKLGMTTAVIGKSGPAFFQDFRAGGYILDENHVWPLSFAKELQAKNVKLPKLTENAYNKGEFVLALDNGNPTASDPIIRLAESKEISDPSIATNSPFNKKNEYMADVFLNHILPTKLPQLSVVWLRNPDSTQHAYGPGTLPYYDALRSNDLILGSINKKLKEMGIYEKTNIIIVSDHAHSNIVATKRNDSEGFPQLMYPMHDIANGKISNKTSSEKIVHSISNQKMLVTNGYSTSGTIRTADLISKAQLKTQSGNIIAAYDGGGCSFNMPMSGIRNEDGSINTNSPGYNLADGSCIDDSKKNSAYTSPSYLVPNDLTNKNGVDKIVVAANGGSDYIYIPNHDLNIMKSLVNFFQRRQEYSVIFVDENRYPIGENFPRGVLPLSYVKLENKDGRNPDMVISVTSNPNVIVNGLPGTEFDSTDGDTERGDHGTFGRTDVHNTLLALGPDFNSQMKNNLPTGNVDVAPTIANILGFKLHNTDGRVLYEAIKNSGYSQDSYKIEPITVTSSSSCELEIYEPTTHPINFNLNSKNRFIDPELTSYYSQLNSKMLISKEGVKHVYFDFAEAKRQKDCPNVGMTLFHSNNN
- a CDS encoding amidohydrolase family protein, with translation MNCNEIIFSKKILLKEGALYKIFPASIEISGNHIHKVTKLSLESYQESLSKEKHLKKVTIHDFGDRLITPSFINSHTHIAMNFFRSFFNTNSKPNNLIEDIFYKAESLLTPSDVRAFSRIGAFENILNGNGLIWDHYYYGEEIAKACLETGIGAVIAPTLQDISGPGVAICRKMLDETYKIHSNHLYENSGIYAAFGPHATDTVSESLWKEILEGSKELNIPIHAHIAQSYEEINRIYKKHKTTPIQFLNSLGILKNPSSNLFIHGIYLNKKDFKLLQSKNNALVFCPFSQMIFQFPANIIDWYKNKLKWFVATDCVASNDSMNLQKELKMVSGFPSLQNTFSNHLNLIEKYTQKNKTLFLKEKSNIKKIQIKFADSSFLLNKVFEGPGTFHNHFKAGIIQQGALANLNIWDLNHPSMWPSDNIPRNLSMGDTTGAIYNMMICGKWISNNGNFIQSILESDIYKMSLKEANDRLRYLLKKI
- a CDS encoding alpha/beta fold hydrolase, which gives rise to MEYKILNLKYKNSQNISKIKYPVVLLRGLGRSMSFWLDFEHELSKFCDIIFIDLLGTGGSKDLFGRVHISKFALDVLYTLKKNNILNFHLAGISLGGMVSLEISRLISNEEWMNMNLKSVCIMSSSSSGFNLKRINYKPLFLILFSVFLSFIKGKPSHKLFSKYLISNDSKVNKKQIVKIWDDIWKKESFSKIALIRQLLAAAFYRIKVNKKILKYNYLFIVSKGDLLVPWNNTIFLWDKVPFAELCILDNLGHDITTDDPVLISGILNNFFKKFE
- the pnp gene encoding polyribonucleotide nucleotidyltransferase, translated to MFNITEKSIQIGDNQITIETGRIARQAGGSVLVTCGGTQVLVTATAAKEAQVTASFFPLSVDYIEKFYSAGRIPGGYIKRETRPSDREILISRLIDRPIRPLFPETYLVETQVIAKVVSLDPKISPSQLAILGASCALHISDIPFAGPVAGVRVGFKDGKYLINPPESELPSSDLDLVVAGTKDAILMVEAAANFLTEAQILEAIEVGHKEIKKLCHFQDEIREKCGKEKREVPDVPQNAEMKSVLSKKYAKALKDAYAIASKSDRKKAIDAVKKEAKAELVEAGNTESEKAFSYLFEMQEYKILRNSIIKDNYRVDGRSTKDVRNIDCQTSVLKRTHGSALFTRGETQSLGVVTLGTHDDAQRSESIMNVLEEKTFMLHYNMPGYSVGEVKRLGSPGRREVGHGNLAERALKASLPTKNRFPYSIRIVSEITESNGSSSMASVCSGTLSMLDAGVPLKEPIAGIAMGLILEGKEYAILSDILGDEDHLGDMDFKVAGGKNGITAMQMDIKISGISMEILEKALAQAKDARILILDKMLRAISRPNDLSQLAPRIEQIKIKPERVRDLIGPGGKNIKKIVSDTGCKLEVNDEGIVSIASTDGNSAAKAKRMVNYLTTDPEIGEIYLGIVKKTADFGAFVEIKPGVEGLVHISQLAATRINKTEEVVKEGDEVMVKVIELDRTGRIKLSRKDAIGKTPSNEGTRPWVL